The Streptomyces sp. NBC_00440 genome contains a region encoding:
- a CDS encoding ABC transporter permease — protein MTTTLDKPLPAPDSARSLLDAVFRARELSIGGALVLLILCTWLTNHGFLDDQGIKDLLLNSSILVLLAVGQSVVVITRNIDLSVGSVTGLTAFACGHFVSGTDHSAVTVVLLGLGLGVVCGLVSGALVSFGRVPALVVTLGMLYVVQGVDQAWAHGEQINAVNVPDGVLSLGTGSVLGIPYLPLISAAVLAGTAYYLRSYRSGRELYAIGSSPEAARLAGIPVRRRILGAYAFSGAVAGFAGALWLARFGTVVADAANGWELTVVSAVVVGGVAITGGTGAVWGAALGALLLTTIGSALVVLKVDSFWQQAITGVLLLAAITTDRIVQVRTTSALRKRSRR, from the coding sequence ATGACCACCACGCTCGACAAGCCTCTGCCCGCACCGGACTCCGCGCGCTCCCTGCTCGACGCCGTCTTCCGCGCCCGCGAACTGAGCATCGGCGGCGCGCTGGTGCTGCTCATCCTCTGCACCTGGCTCACCAACCACGGCTTCCTCGACGACCAGGGCATCAAGGACCTGCTGCTCAACTCCTCGATCCTGGTCCTGCTCGCCGTCGGCCAGTCCGTCGTCGTCATCACCCGCAACATCGACCTCTCGGTCGGCTCGGTCACCGGTCTTACGGCCTTCGCCTGCGGCCACTTCGTGTCCGGCACCGACCACAGCGCCGTCACCGTCGTCCTGCTGGGGCTCGGGCTCGGTGTGGTCTGCGGCCTCGTCAGCGGAGCGCTCGTCAGCTTCGGACGGGTGCCCGCGCTGGTCGTCACGCTCGGCATGCTGTACGTCGTCCAGGGCGTCGACCAGGCCTGGGCGCACGGCGAGCAGATCAACGCCGTCAACGTCCCCGACGGCGTGCTTTCGCTCGGCACCGGCAGCGTCCTCGGCATCCCCTATCTGCCGCTGATCTCCGCGGCCGTCCTCGCCGGGACCGCGTACTACCTGCGGAGCTACCGCAGCGGACGCGAGCTGTACGCCATCGGCTCCAGCCCCGAGGCCGCCCGGCTCGCGGGCATTCCGGTCCGCCGCCGGATCCTCGGCGCGTACGCCTTCTCCGGTGCGGTCGCCGGATTCGCCGGGGCGCTCTGGCTCGCCCGCTTCGGCACCGTCGTCGCGGACGCGGCCAACGGCTGGGAGCTCACCGTGGTCAGCGCCGTCGTCGTCGGCGGTGTCGCCATCACCGGCGGCACCGGCGCGGTCTGGGGAGCGGCGCTCGGCGCGCTGCTGCTCACCACCATCGGCAGCGCCCTGGTCGTGCTGAAGGTCGACTCCTTCTGGCAGCAGGCCATCACCGGCGTGCTGCTGCTGGCGGCCATCACCACCGACCGCATCGTGCAGGTGCGCACCACCAGTGCCCTGCGGAAGAGGAGCAGGCGATGA
- a CDS encoding enoyl-CoA hydratase/isomerase family protein, with translation MIDTLSTDIPDGEERITLRVDDGVAVLTLCCPERLNGWSWESSRQLGLLADRIRFDPAVRAVLLRADGRAFCAGIDVTAPGGAITGRSPAERTQRYYEGIRWVHERFAVFAGLPQPVVAAVQGYCLGFGFELALLADIRVAADDAVFALPEAQLGVAVDAGGDLRIAREAGAGWAKFLALTGRRIDVGTAERLGLVQLVVERAQLDTAAREVAAEIAANAPLAVRAVKRDIDAFADAGLASALDRTAMSAALTLTSEDVREGYAAGAARRRPGFEGR, from the coding sequence ATGATCGACACACTGAGCACGGACATCCCGGACGGCGAGGAGCGCATCACGCTGCGGGTCGATGACGGGGTGGCGGTCCTCACGCTCTGCTGCCCCGAGCGGCTCAACGGCTGGAGCTGGGAGTCGAGCCGCCAGCTGGGGCTGCTGGCCGACCGGATCCGTTTCGACCCGGCGGTCCGGGCCGTGCTGCTGCGCGCGGACGGGCGGGCCTTCTGCGCGGGCATCGACGTGACGGCCCCCGGTGGCGCGATCACCGGACGCTCCCCGGCCGAGCGGACCCAGCGGTACTACGAGGGGATCCGCTGGGTGCACGAGCGGTTCGCGGTGTTCGCGGGGCTCCCGCAGCCGGTGGTCGCGGCCGTGCAGGGGTACTGCCTCGGCTTCGGATTCGAGCTGGCCCTGCTGGCGGACATCAGGGTCGCGGCCGACGACGCGGTGTTCGCGCTCCCGGAGGCGCAGCTGGGGGTGGCCGTCGACGCGGGCGGGGATCTGCGGATCGCCCGGGAGGCCGGGGCGGGCTGGGCCAAGTTCCTGGCGCTGACCGGGCGTCGTATCGACGTCGGCACCGCCGAACGCCTCGGGCTCGTCCAACTGGTCGTGGAGCGGGCGCAACTGGACACCGCGGCACGGGAGGTCGCGGCCGAGATCGCGGCCAACGCGCCGCTCGCGGTCCGCGCCGTGAAGCGCGACATCGACGCGTTCGCGGACGCGGGCCTCGCATCCGCCCTGGACCGTACGGCCATGTCCGCCGCTCTCACGCTGACCTCCGAGGACGTCCGGGAGGGGTACGCGGCCGGAGCGGCCCGCCGCCGGCCCGGATTCGAGGGCCGTTAG
- a CDS encoding ABC transporter permease yields the protein MTTLTKYVRWDTVVTVLLVAVFLAGAGTTDGFADTSNLSAALDDTAEIALIALPMTLLVVAGQVDLSVASMLGLSSALAGALWDAGWTFELIVPVCLLVGAAGGVLNGWLVTRIGLPSLAVTIGTLTLYRGLASVVLGDKAVADFPDAYAKWAAYTRTVPGTFVPYPVALFIVFAVITAVVLHCTGFGRSLFAIGAQEDAAYFAGIRVKRIKIALFAVSGLVASFAGIVYTLRYGSARADNGIGLELTVIASVLLGGVDFDGGKGTLGGAVAGVLLIGLLGNLLTLNDVSNEVQVIVTGLLLIASVLTPRVISAVSERRSTPDQLTPGQLPDQTRLERPSTS from the coding sequence ATGACCACTCTCACCAAGTACGTGCGCTGGGACACCGTCGTCACCGTGCTCCTGGTCGCCGTCTTCCTGGCGGGGGCGGGCACCACCGACGGCTTCGCCGACACCTCCAACCTCTCCGCCGCGCTGGACGACACCGCGGAGATCGCCCTGATCGCCCTGCCGATGACACTGCTGGTCGTCGCCGGACAGGTGGACCTCTCGGTGGCGTCGATGCTCGGGCTCTCCAGCGCCCTGGCCGGGGCCCTGTGGGACGCGGGCTGGACCTTCGAACTGATCGTTCCCGTCTGTCTGTTGGTGGGTGCGGCGGGCGGTGTGCTGAACGGCTGGCTGGTCACCCGGATCGGACTGCCCTCGCTGGCCGTGACCATCGGGACGCTCACCCTCTACCGGGGACTGGCGTCCGTGGTCCTGGGGGACAAGGCCGTCGCCGACTTCCCCGACGCGTACGCGAAGTGGGCGGCCTACACCAGGACGGTGCCCGGCACGTTCGTGCCGTACCCGGTCGCCCTGTTCATCGTGTTCGCCGTGATCACGGCCGTGGTGCTGCACTGCACGGGGTTCGGCCGCTCGCTCTTCGCCATCGGCGCCCAGGAGGACGCGGCGTACTTCGCGGGCATCCGCGTCAAGCGCATCAAGATCGCCCTGTTCGCGGTGTCCGGACTCGTCGCCTCGTTCGCCGGGATCGTCTACACGCTGCGCTACGGAAGCGCACGCGCCGACAACGGCATCGGCCTCGAACTCACCGTCATCGCCTCGGTCCTGCTCGGCGGAGTCGACTTCGACGGCGGAAAGGGAACGCTCGGCGGCGCGGTCGCCGGGGTCCTGCTGATCGGACTGCTCGGCAATCTGCTCACCCTCAACGATGTGTCCAACGAGGTCCAGGTGATCGTCACCGGCCTGCTGCTCATCGCGTCCGTCCTCACTCCGCGCGTCATCAGCGCGGTATCGGAACGGCGCAGCACCCCCGACCAACTCACCCCCGGCCAACTCCCCGACCAGACACGACTTGAGAGGCCCTCCACATCATGA
- a CDS encoding L-fucose/L-arabinose isomerase family protein has translation MTARTARTPAVARRPKVGLVSGGLGAYWPQFPELLPQLRRSAARVAERLRGLDAEVVDAGFVSDAQEGAEAAERLRAAGCDLIVCFLATYLTATMLVPVARRSGAPVLLVNLQPTESMDHDSFGTGDWLAYCGACPLPEMANTFERVGVEFRSVSGHLEDERAWERIGRWVRAAGVRAVLRHGRHGLLGHLYPGMYDVSTDLTMVPGSLGGHVEVLEIDDLRVRVAQAGDDETEARLAETRRLFDIDPSVATDDLLWAARVSAGLDRLVADFDLDSLAYYHRGLDGDIHERLGAGLILGASLLTARGIPACGEYELRTSLAMLIADRLGAGGSFTELQALDFRAGVVEMGHDGPGHPALSEGRPLLRGLGVFHGKRGWGVSVEFDVRHGPVTLVGLGQTRDGRYRIVAAEGEVVGGPRLKIGNTTSRVDFGVDPGEWTDLWSASGVGHHWALATGRLLPDLRALAGLGGPELVEVTA, from the coding sequence ATGACCGCCAGGACCGCACGGACACCCGCCGTCGCCCGCAGGCCCAAGGTCGGACTCGTATCGGGCGGGCTCGGCGCGTACTGGCCGCAGTTCCCTGAACTGCTCCCGCAGTTGCGCCGCTCCGCGGCCAGGGTGGCGGAGCGGCTGCGCGGGCTCGACGCGGAGGTGGTGGACGCCGGGTTCGTCTCCGACGCCCAGGAGGGCGCGGAAGCGGCCGAGCGGCTGCGTGCCGCGGGATGCGACCTCATCGTCTGTTTCCTCGCGACGTATCTGACCGCCACCATGCTGGTCCCGGTGGCCCGGCGCAGCGGTGCTCCCGTCCTGCTCGTCAACCTCCAGCCCACCGAGTCGATGGACCACGACTCCTTCGGTACCGGTGACTGGCTCGCGTACTGCGGCGCCTGTCCGCTCCCCGAGATGGCCAACACCTTCGAGCGGGTGGGGGTGGAGTTCCGCTCGGTCTCCGGTCACCTGGAGGACGAGCGGGCCTGGGAGCGGATCGGCCGCTGGGTCCGCGCGGCCGGTGTGCGGGCCGTGCTGCGCCACGGCCGGCACGGACTGCTGGGACACCTCTATCCGGGGATGTACGACGTGTCCACCGACCTCACCATGGTCCCGGGCAGCCTCGGCGGACATGTCGAGGTGCTGGAGATCGACGACCTGCGGGTACGGGTCGCGCAGGCCGGTGACGACGAGACCGAGGCGAGACTCGCCGAGACCCGGCGGCTCTTCGACATCGATCCATCCGTCGCAACCGACGACCTGCTCTGGGCGGCCAGGGTCTCCGCGGGGCTCGACCGGCTCGTCGCCGACTTCGACCTCGACTCGCTCGCGTATTACCACCGTGGCCTAGACGGCGACATCCACGAACGGCTGGGCGCCGGGCTCATCCTGGGCGCCTCGCTGCTGACCGCGCGCGGGATACCGGCCTGCGGCGAGTACGAACTGCGCACATCGCTGGCCATGCTGATCGCCGACCGGCTCGGCGCCGGAGGCTCCTTCACCGAACTCCAGGCGCTGGACTTCCGGGCCGGTGTGGTCGAGATGGGCCACGACGGCCCGGGTCATCCAGCCCTCAGCGAAGGACGCCCGCTGCTGCGCGGTCTCGGGGTGTTCCACGGGAAGCGCGGCTGGGGTGTCTCCGTCGAGTTCGACGTCCGGCACGGTCCGGTCACCCTGGTCGGACTCGGGCAGACCCGGGACGGCCGCTACCGGATCGTCGCCGCCGAGGGCGAGGTCGTCGGCGGTCCACGGCTGAAGATCGGGAACACCACGTCCCGGGTCGACTTCGGGGTGGACCCGGGGGAGTGGACCGACCTCTGGAGCGCGAGCGGTGTCGGGCACCACTGGGCGCTCGCCACCGGGCGGCTGCTGCCCGACCTGCGGGCGCTGGCCGGTCTCGGCGGCCCGGAACTGGTGGAGGTCACCGCCTGA
- a CDS encoding alpha/beta fold hydrolase, protein MTRYHQPGLVLTDHRFQVPLDHERPDGEQIELYAREVVASGKEDAGLPWLVYLQGGPGFGANRFHGKQAWLGRAVREFRVLLLDQRGTGSSTPVNRQTLPLRGGPAEQAGYLTHFRSDSIVRDCEIVRPRLTGGAPWTVLGQSFGGFCAVRYLSAAPEGLAAALITGGLPTLDGHADDVYRAAYPRIARKTAAHYARYPQDVANARRIAAFLRANRPVLNSGYTLTVEAFQSLGIALGGGDGSHALHYLLEDAFVETPQGPQLSDSFQERVHAALSFAAHPLYALVHEAIYGQDSRPTDWSAERVRAEFPAFDAERALAGDAPLPFTGESVHPWHFEVDPALRPLRETAELLAARTDWPRLYDRDRLAANEVPVAAAVYHDDMYVDTEHALRTARAIRGLRTWVTDEFEHDGVRAGGPRVLDRLLALVRGEV, encoded by the coding sequence ATGACCCGTTACCACCAGCCCGGCCTCGTCCTCACCGATCACCGGTTCCAGGTCCCCCTGGACCACGAGCGGCCGGACGGGGAGCAGATCGAGCTGTACGCCCGCGAGGTCGTCGCATCCGGCAAGGAGGACGCCGGACTCCCGTGGCTGGTCTACCTCCAGGGCGGGCCCGGATTCGGCGCGAACCGGTTCCACGGCAAGCAGGCCTGGCTGGGGCGCGCCGTGCGGGAGTTCCGGGTGCTGCTGCTCGACCAGCGCGGCACCGGATCCTCCACACCCGTCAACCGCCAGACGCTTCCGCTGCGCGGCGGCCCCGCCGAGCAGGCCGGCTATCTGACGCACTTCCGCTCCGACTCCATCGTCCGGGACTGCGAGATCGTCCGCCCGCGGCTCACCGGCGGTGCGCCGTGGACCGTACTCGGCCAGAGCTTCGGCGGGTTCTGCGCCGTCCGCTACCTCTCCGCGGCGCCCGAGGGTCTCGCCGCTGCGCTGATCACCGGCGGGCTCCCCACGCTCGACGGGCACGCCGACGACGTCTACCGGGCCGCCTACCCGCGGATCGCCCGCAAGACGGCCGCCCACTACGCCCGCTACCCGCAGGACGTCGCCAACGCCCGCCGCATCGCCGCCTTCCTGCGCGCCAACCGCCCGGTGCTGAACAGCGGCTACACCCTCACCGTCGAGGCCTTCCAGTCCCTGGGCATCGCGCTGGGCGGCGGCGACGGCAGCCACGCCCTGCACTACCTTCTGGAGGACGCCTTCGTCGAGACCCCGCAGGGCCCGCAGCTCTCGGACTCCTTCCAGGAGCGGGTGCACGCCGCGCTCTCCTTCGCCGCGCACCCGCTGTACGCGCTCGTCCACGAGGCGATCTACGGCCAGGACAGCCGCCCCACCGACTGGTCGGCCGAGCGGGTGCGCGCCGAATTCCCCGCCTTCGACGCCGAGCGGGCCCTCGCCGGTGACGCTCCGCTGCCCTTCACCGGCGAGTCCGTGCACCCCTGGCACTTCGAGGTGGACCCGGCCCTTCGCCCGCTGCGCGAGACCGCCGAGCTGCTCGCCGCCCGTACGGACTGGCCCCGGCTGTACGACAGGGACCGGCTCGCGGCGAACGAGGTGCCGGTCGCCGCCGCCGTCTACCACGACGACATGTACGTCGACACGGAACACGCGCTGCGCACCGCGCGGGCCATCCGCGGGCTGCGCACCTGGGTCACCGACGAGTTCGAGCACGACGGGGTCAGGGCCGGCGGGCCGCGGGTGCTCGACCGGCTGCTCGCGCTGGTCCGGGGCGAGGTCTGA
- a CDS encoding ABC transporter ATP-binding protein, producing MIEFEQVGKVYPDGTAAVDDLSFEVAEGELVTLVGPSGCGKTTTMMMVNRLIEPTSGRILVDGKDISGIDPVRLRRGIGYVIQQVGLFPHRTVLDNTATVPALVGWKKARARERAAELLDLVGLDPGTYGSRYPSQLSGGQRQRVGVARALAADPPVLLMDEPFGAVDPVVRERLQNEFLKLQATVHKTVLMVTHDIEEAVRMGDRIAVYGEGRIEQFDTPGAVLGTPATPYVAEFVGADRGLKRLSVTRIETDDLEQPPVARLDETAGTVAGRLRADGARWAVVLRQDGGLHGWVATDSLLGASGAVGPLARRMEAWVPVGAPLKQAFSEMLQHDAGWVAVLDGDRFLGVLTPAKLHEALRRSVDADAHGLTRDEVEFTSIADV from the coding sequence ATGATCGAGTTCGAGCAGGTCGGCAAGGTCTACCCGGACGGCACGGCGGCTGTGGACGATCTGTCGTTCGAGGTCGCGGAGGGCGAACTGGTGACCCTCGTCGGCCCGTCGGGCTGCGGCAAGACGACCACGATGATGATGGTGAACCGGCTCATCGAACCGACCTCCGGCCGGATCCTGGTGGACGGCAAGGACATCTCCGGCATCGACCCGGTCCGGCTGCGGCGCGGAATCGGCTACGTCATCCAGCAGGTGGGCCTCTTCCCGCACCGCACGGTCCTCGACAACACGGCCACCGTGCCGGCCCTGGTCGGCTGGAAGAAGGCCAGGGCCAGGGAGCGCGCCGCCGAACTCCTCGATCTGGTCGGACTCGACCCCGGTACCTACGGGTCGCGGTACCCGTCGCAGCTGTCCGGGGGCCAGCGGCAGCGGGTCGGGGTTGCCAGGGCGCTCGCCGCCGATCCGCCCGTCCTGCTGATGGACGAACCGTTCGGCGCGGTCGACCCCGTGGTGCGCGAGCGGCTGCAGAACGAGTTCCTCAAGCTCCAGGCGACGGTGCACAAGACGGTGCTGATGGTGACCCATGACATCGAGGAAGCCGTGCGGATGGGTGACCGGATCGCGGTGTACGGGGAGGGGCGCATCGAGCAGTTCGACACCCCGGGAGCGGTGCTCGGTACGCCGGCGACTCCCTACGTGGCCGAGTTCGTGGGCGCCGACCGCGGGCTGAAACGGCTCTCCGTCACCCGGATCGAGACGGACGACCTGGAACAGCCGCCCGTGGCCCGTCTCGACGAGACGGCCGGGACGGTTGCCGGACGCCTGCGCGCCGATGGGGCGCGGTGGGCCGTGGTCCTGCGGCAGGACGGCGGGCTGCACGGCTGGGTGGCCACCGACTCGCTCCTGGGGGCGAGCGGCGCGGTGGGACCGCTGGCCCGCCGGATGGAGGCCTGGGTTCCGGTGGGGGCGCCGCTGAAGCAGGCGTTCAGCGAGATGCTGCAGCACGACGCCGGGTGGGTGGCGGTGCTGGACGGGGACCGGTTCCTCGGTGTGCTGACTCCGGCCAAACTGCACGAGGCGCTGCGGCGCTCGGTGGACGCGGACGCGCACGGGCTCACGCGGGACGAGGTGGAATTCACCTCCATCGCAGACGTGTGA
- the rhaS gene encoding rhamnose ABC transporter substrate-binding protein: protein MKSLVANPLARKALAPEARSTGPRIRALAVTAVVCSLALAGCSGTTKNSVKNDDKPAESGQKANPDAPLKKGLKLAFLPKQINNPYEQIVDNAGIAAAKGFGSSGKEVGPSDAKASSQVSYINTLTQQRQNAILIAANDPNAVCGPLKQAMKQNIKVVAYDSDTAKDCRQIFINQASSEQIGRTQIQHIAEQLHYKGQIAILSATQNATNQNTWISYMKDELKKPAYKNMKLVKVAYGDDDDQKSFQETQGLLKAYPKLKGIISPTTVGIAAAARYISASSYKGKVVVNGLGTPNQMRKYVKDGTVAQFALWDPKKLGKLASYAAAALASGQITGAEGEKFKAGDLGDYTVGKDGEVILGPPTVFDKANIDRFNF, encoded by the coding sequence ATGAAGTCCCTTGTCGCGAACCCCCTTGCCCGGAAAGCTCTTGCCCCGGAAGCCCGCAGCACGGGGCCACGCATCCGCGCGCTCGCGGTCACCGCCGTGGTCTGTTCCCTCGCTCTCGCGGGCTGCTCGGGAACCACCAAGAACTCGGTGAAGAACGACGACAAGCCGGCCGAGAGCGGTCAGAAGGCCAACCCGGACGCCCCGCTGAAGAAGGGGCTCAAACTGGCCTTCCTGCCGAAGCAGATCAACAACCCGTACGAGCAGATCGTCGACAACGCGGGGATCGCCGCCGCCAAGGGGTTCGGCTCCAGCGGCAAGGAGGTCGGCCCGTCCGACGCCAAGGCGTCCTCCCAGGTCTCGTACATCAACACCCTGACCCAGCAGCGGCAGAACGCCATCCTCATCGCGGCCAACGACCCCAACGCGGTGTGCGGCCCGCTCAAACAGGCCATGAAGCAGAACATCAAGGTCGTCGCGTACGACTCGGACACCGCCAAGGACTGCCGGCAGATCTTTATCAACCAGGCCAGTTCCGAACAGATCGGCCGCACCCAGATCCAGCACATCGCCGAACAGCTGCACTACAAGGGCCAGATCGCGATCCTCTCGGCCACCCAGAACGCGACGAACCAGAACACCTGGATCTCGTACATGAAGGACGAGCTGAAGAAACCGGCGTACAAGAACATGAAGCTCGTGAAGGTCGCCTACGGGGACGACGACGACCAGAAGTCCTTCCAGGAGACGCAGGGGCTGCTCAAGGCGTACCCGAAGCTGAAGGGCATCATCTCGCCCACGACCGTCGGTATCGCCGCGGCCGCCCGGTACATCAGTGCCTCCTCCTACAAGGGGAAGGTCGTCGTGAACGGTCTGGGTACGCCCAATCAGATGCGCAAGTACGTCAAGGACGGCACCGTCGCGCAGTTCGCGCTCTGGGACCCCAAGAAGCTCGGCAAGCTCGCGTCGTACGCGGCGGCGGCGCTCGCCTCCGGGCAGATCACCGGGGCGGAGGGCGAGAAGTTCAAGGCCGGTGACCTGGGTGACTACACCGTCGGGAAGGACGGCGAGGTCATCCTCGGCCCGCCCACCGTCTTCGACAAGGCGAACATCGACCGGTTCAACTTCTGA
- a CDS encoding PIG-L deacetylase family protein, which produces MTEQLEPMPDQWERALAVVAHPDDLEYGCAAAVAGWTDEGREISYLLATRGEAGIDGVEPARCGPLREREQRASAAVVGVRSVEFLDHHDGVIEYGPGLRRDIAAAIRGHRPELVITLNHRDTWGGVAWNTPDHVAVGRAVLDATGDAGNRWIFPELAARGLQPWNGVRWVAVAGSSSPTHAVDVTGGLERSVRSLLEHRTYIEALTDEDPETYCRTFLTGNATAAAARFGGRPAVTFELFPR; this is translated from the coding sequence ATGACCGAGCAGCTGGAGCCCATGCCCGACCAGTGGGAGCGCGCACTCGCCGTCGTCGCCCACCCCGACGACCTGGAGTACGGCTGCGCCGCCGCCGTCGCGGGGTGGACGGACGAGGGGCGTGAGATCTCGTATCTCCTCGCCACGCGCGGCGAGGCGGGCATCGACGGCGTCGAGCCCGCCCGGTGCGGCCCGCTGCGCGAGCGGGAGCAGCGGGCGAGCGCCGCGGTCGTCGGCGTGCGGTCGGTCGAGTTCCTGGACCACCACGACGGAGTGATCGAGTACGGCCCGGGGCTGCGCCGGGACATCGCGGCCGCCATCCGCGGACACCGTCCCGAGCTGGTCATCACGCTCAACCACCGGGACACCTGGGGCGGTGTCGCCTGGAACACGCCGGACCATGTGGCGGTCGGCCGGGCAGTGCTGGACGCGACCGGCGACGCGGGGAACCGCTGGATCTTCCCCGAGCTTGCCGCGCGGGGGCTCCAGCCGTGGAACGGTGTGCGCTGGGTGGCGGTCGCCGGATCGTCCTCACCGACGCACGCGGTGGACGTGACCGGTGGTCTTGAGCGTTCGGTGCGTTCCCTGCTCGAACACCGCACCTATATCGAGGCGCTGACCGACGAGGACCCCGAGACGTACTGCCGTACCTTCCTGACCGGGAACGCCACGGCGGCGGCCGCACGGTTCGGCGGCAGGCCCGCGGTCACCTTCGAGCTCTTCCCCCGCTGA
- a CDS encoding sugar ABC transporter ATP-binding protein: protein MTQSDPGAGPAPVLALEDVSKSFGAVRALQDVSLHLFAGEAHALAGENGAGKSTLIKILAGVHRADAGRILLDGEPVEFHGPADARDAGVAVIYQEPTLFPDLSIAENIFMGRQPRRALRRIDRRAVHEATAALMRRLGVALDPARPARGLSIADQQIVEIAKALSFDARVLIMDEPTAALTGSEAARLFAVVETLRGEGAAVLFISHRLEEMFRLCRRVTTLRDGRLVATELLDGLAEDDLVRRMVGRDLGELYPKQPAALGETALSVSRLTREGVFRDISFDVRRGEIVALAGLVGAGRSEVVQAVFGVDRADAGEVTVNGRRLPPGSPTAAMDAGIALVPEDRRQRGLVMEMSIERNIGLTGLGSLGRAGLVRRRLETARAADWAVRLQLKYSRLGAGVGVLSGGNQQKVVLAKWLATEPDVLIIDEPTRGIDVGTKAEVHRLLSGLAAEGLAVLMVSSDLPEVLGMADRVLVMREGRLVAEIPRSGATEESVMAAAAGRSGTEEDAAA, encoded by the coding sequence ATGACCCAGTCCGACCCGGGCGCGGGCCCTGCTCCCGTGCTCGCGCTGGAGGACGTCTCCAAGTCCTTCGGCGCGGTTCGGGCCCTCCAGGACGTCTCCCTGCACCTGTTCGCCGGTGAGGCTCACGCCCTCGCGGGGGAGAACGGGGCGGGCAAGTCCACCCTCATCAAGATCCTCGCCGGCGTGCACAGAGCCGACGCAGGCCGGATTCTGCTGGACGGCGAACCCGTCGAGTTCCATGGACCGGCCGACGCCCGCGACGCGGGTGTCGCCGTCATCTACCAGGAGCCGACGCTCTTCCCCGATCTGTCCATCGCCGAGAACATCTTCATGGGCCGTCAGCCGCGCCGGGCGCTGCGCCGTATCGACCGCAGGGCCGTGCACGAGGCGACCGCCGCGCTGATGCGCAGGCTCGGCGTGGCACTCGACCCCGCACGGCCCGCACGCGGACTGTCCATCGCGGACCAGCAGATCGTCGAGATCGCCAAGGCACTCTCCTTCGACGCCCGGGTCCTGATCATGGACGAGCCGACCGCCGCCCTCACCGGGAGCGAGGCGGCCCGGCTCTTCGCGGTGGTCGAGACGCTGCGCGGCGAGGGAGCAGCGGTGCTCTTCATCTCGCACCGTCTTGAGGAGATGTTCCGGCTCTGCCGGCGCGTCACCACCCTGCGCGACGGGCGGCTGGTCGCCACCGAGCTCCTCGACGGACTGGCCGAGGACGACCTCGTACGCCGGATGGTGGGACGTGACCTCGGCGAGCTCTACCCCAAGCAGCCGGCCGCGCTCGGTGAGACCGCCCTGTCCGTCAGCAGGCTGACCCGCGAAGGCGTCTTCCGGGACATCAGCTTCGACGTGCGCCGCGGCGAGATCGTCGCGCTCGCCGGGCTCGTCGGCGCCGGGCGCAGCGAGGTCGTCCAAGCGGTCTTCGGTGTCGACCGGGCGGACGCGGGCGAGGTGACGGTGAACGGGCGGCGGCTGCCCCCCGGTTCACCCACCGCGGCGATGGACGCCGGGATCGCCCTCGTCCCGGAGGACCGGCGCCAGCGCGGTCTCGTCATGGAGATGTCGATCGAGCGCAACATCGGCCTCACCGGACTCGGCAGCCTCGGCCGCGCGGGCCTGGTGCGCCGGAGGCTGGAGACCGCGCGGGCCGCTGACTGGGCGGTACGGCTCCAGCTCAAGTACAGCAGGCTCGGCGCCGGCGTCGGAGTGCTCTCCGGCGGCAACCAGCAGAAGGTCGTCCTCGCCAAGTGGCTGGCCACCGAACCCGATGTGCTCATCATCGACGAACCCACCCGCGGTATCGACGTGGGCACCAAGGCCGAGGTCCACCGGCTGCTCTCCGGGCTCGCCGCCGAAGGGCTCGCCGTCCTGATGGTCTCGTCCGATCTGCCGGAGGTCCTGGGCATGGCGGACCGGGTGCTGGTCATGCGTGAAGGGCGGCTGGTGGCCGAAATCCCCCGCTCCGGCGCCACCGAGGAGTCGGTGATGGCCGCGGCGGCGGGACGCAGCGGTACCGAGGAGGACGCGGCGGCATGA